In Fervidobacterium nodosum Rt17-B1, one genomic interval encodes:
- a CDS encoding ABC transporter permease produces MFYSFLVMNFRSKFLLVMNLILPIIFMLMFGAVFGKQSGAYKVAYYSDRDINIESGNWVKIDKPSDVESIKALKFDIVILAEKGKIDVYYLSSMAQSERDVLLFRTKYSSAQNQSSVIEIKAHNLELERQLSDLEYIMIGVIAVSLLSVGLNAGVSIFSKYVRYGLFKRFMVTKVKPAHLLFSSVGAQLITGIISSFIILILSRLVFGVNLFVKLHDIPLYIAVVFASVMINLSIGVLLSLFFKKAAESISSLIYTIFIFFSGVYFPITIIPKSLRIISYFTPPRYVHMMFQKLYGVNSMDNVLFFVLIIGFSFFGLLLGSYAIKKFLKPTA; encoded by the coding sequence GTGTTTTACTCATTTTTAGTCATGAATTTTCGCAGTAAATTTTTGTTAGTCATGAATTTAATACTACCAATCATATTTATGCTTATGTTCGGCGCAGTTTTTGGTAAGCAGAGTGGTGCTTATAAAGTTGCCTATTATTCAGATAGGGATATTAATATAGAGAGCGGTAATTGGGTAAAAATCGATAAACCATCGGATGTTGAAAGTATAAAGGCTTTAAAGTTTGACATAGTCATTTTGGCAGAGAAAGGAAAAATAGATGTTTATTATTTGAGTAGCATGGCACAATCAGAAAGGGACGTTTTGCTTTTTAGAACAAAGTATTCTTCCGCTCAAAATCAAAGTTCTGTTATTGAAATAAAAGCACATAACCTAGAGTTGGAAAGGCAACTAAGTGATCTTGAATATATTATGATAGGCGTTATAGCTGTTTCTTTGCTATCAGTTGGTTTAAACGCCGGTGTTAGCATCTTTTCGAAATACGTAAGATACGGTCTTTTTAAAAGATTTATGGTAACAAAGGTTAAACCTGCGCATTTGTTATTCAGTTCAGTTGGAGCACAGCTCATCACAGGTATAATTTCTTCTTTTATTATTTTGATTTTGTCAAGATTAGTTTTTGGAGTCAATTTATTTGTCAAACTTCATGATATTCCTTTGTACATCGCGGTTGTTTTTGCTTCGGTAATGATAAACCTGTCAATTGGTGTTTTGCTAAGCTTATTTTTTAAAAAGGCTGCAGAGAGTATCTCTTCTTTGATTTACACTATCTTCATATTCTTCTCCGGGGTATATTTTCCAATAACTATTATTCCAAAATCTTTAAGAATAATATCGTACTTCACACCACCAAGGTACGTTCATATGATGTTTCAGAAATTGTATGGAGTTAATTCCATGGATAACGTACTTTTCTTTGTGTTGATAATTGGATTTTCATTTTTTGGCTTACTTCTTGGAAGTTATGCGATTAAAAAGTTTTTGAAACCTACCGCCTGA
- a CDS encoding phospholipase D-like domain-containing protein, translated as MRAKISISLVVLIIFSHILFGIQAYFTEYGPLTSKIIDFIRSSKEYVFISSFDINHPNVISELTKLKKTGVDVRIITEKPIPNLPSKIDYSKGLHHVKFIVNENGVVFGSANFTDSGLETGYNDIIIFPSNYSKRFKEFFLNLWNEGLVSKVEDFLVSPIDKVEEHVVKLLLKARKKVWVCVYAFTDVNILTVLKYKSSQGVDVRIITDKWFYSSDLSKLPIENINVISDRMLHHKFIIVDDILITGSTNYTESGFHKNVEMIWITKDKWIVREYEKVFKTLESVDDKNSRKGE; from the coding sequence ATGAGAGCGAAGATTTCAATCTCTCTAGTTGTTCTAATTATATTTTCACACATTTTGTTTGGGATTCAAGCTTATTTTACAGAATACGGTCCTCTCACGAGCAAGATAATAGATTTTATTAGGAGTTCAAAAGAATATGTTTTCATCTCTTCTTTTGATATAAACCATCCTAATGTTATTTCAGAGTTGACGAAGCTTAAAAAAACTGGTGTTGATGTAAGAATAATAACCGAAAAGCCAATCCCAAATCTTCCTTCCAAAATAGACTATTCAAAAGGTTTGCACCACGTTAAATTTATAGTTAACGAAAATGGCGTTGTATTCGGTTCGGCTAACTTCACAGATAGTGGACTTGAAACGGGATACAATGATATAATAATATTTCCGTCCAATTACTCGAAAAGATTCAAAGAATTTTTTCTCAATCTTTGGAATGAAGGTTTAGTAAGTAAAGTAGAAGATTTTCTTGTTTCACCAATAGACAAAGTGGAAGAACATGTAGTAAAATTATTATTGAAAGCAAGAAAAAAGGTATGGGTTTGCGTTTATGCTTTCACGGATGTTAATATTCTTACAGTTCTCAAGTATAAATCTAGCCAGGGTGTTGATGTAAGGATTATAACCGATAAGTGGTTTTATTCAAGCGATTTGAGTAAATTGCCGATTGAAAATATAAATGTTATCAGCGATAGAATGTTACATCATAAATTTATAATAGTTGATGATATTTTGATTACAGGTTCGACAAATTATACGGAAAGTGGATTTCATAAAAACGTGGAGATGATATGGATAACAAAGGATAAATGGATAGTCAGAGAGTATGAGAAAGTGTTTAAAACATTGGAGAGTGTTGATGATAAAAATTCCAGGAAAGGAGAATAA
- the yqeK gene encoding bis(5'-nucleosyl)-tetraphosphatase (symmetrical) YqeK produces the protein MYKEINQFLERAVELLVLEERKPHIYGVVEFCEKLARRYGLDNEKLKTMALSHDLFRDVEGEKLKKIASLYGIELNEIVLKKPILLHGFVASEYLKRRFGVNDYDVLLGVGYHTSGHPEFGVYGKALALADSLEFTRIYDGVNKFRELAFYDMELAYREVIRNKIIYAVNFNLYVLPYTVETWNKIVEEGKK, from the coding sequence ATGTACAAAGAAATTAACCAATTTCTTGAAAGAGCTGTTGAACTTCTCGTTTTAGAAGAAAGGAAACCCCACATTTATGGAGTTGTTGAATTCTGCGAAAAACTTGCACGAAGGTATGGATTAGATAATGAAAAATTGAAGACTATGGCTCTTTCTCATGATTTATTTAGGGATGTTGAAGGAGAGAAATTGAAGAAGATAGCATCACTTTACGGTATAGAACTCAACGAAATAGTCTTAAAAAAACCAATTCTTTTGCATGGTTTTGTGGCTTCTGAGTATTTGAAAAGACGGTTTGGAGTAAACGATTATGACGTTTTGCTGGGAGTTGGTTATCATACATCTGGTCATCCGGAATTTGGAGTATATGGAAAAGCGCTAGCCTTAGCAGATTCTCTTGAATTTACAAGGATTTATGATGGTGTTAATAAGTTTAGAGAACTTGCATTCTATGATATGGAACTTGCCTACAGAGAAGTTATAAGGAATAAAATTATATACGCGGTAAATTTCAATTTATATGTTTTGCCTTACACAGTTGAGACGTGGAATAAGATTGTAGAGGAGGGTAAAAAGTGA
- a CDS encoding L-threonylcarbamoyladenylate synthase — MVCKFDTKIIKVDDLYNPDISYACEVLKSGGLVAFPTETVYGLGATATNPEAVKKIFQVKGRPADNPLIVHVSSVDEIENIAYLSEKYIDIIKKVTPGPITFVLKKKENIPSEVTAGLETVGVRIPAHPVAQKLINCSGPIAAPSANRSGKPSPTDANAVIEDLNGLVECIIDAGECAFGIESTIVDLTKDFPVVLRPGPITLEELTQLFGVVEFYQLKEGEKPLAPGMKYRHYAPEKHLELVDQSALLEYQNTDVLILCTKETKERLIPNAKNVYIIGELSKPYTIAQNLYRSFRDIDKTNYKYAVIEKLPEYGIFFSIMNRIKKAVSKK; from the coding sequence GTGGTTTGTAAATTTGATACAAAAATAATAAAGGTAGACGATTTGTATAATCCAGATATTTCGTATGCTTGTGAGGTATTAAAGTCAGGCGGACTTGTTGCATTTCCGACGGAAACAGTTTACGGTCTTGGCGCTACTGCTACAAATCCCGAAGCAGTTAAGAAAATTTTTCAAGTTAAAGGTAGACCAGCGGATAATCCTTTGATTGTTCATGTTTCGAGCGTAGATGAGATAGAAAATATCGCATATCTTAGTGAGAAGTATATTGATATCATAAAAAAAGTAACCCCCGGACCTATAACGTTTGTCTTAAAGAAAAAGGAGAATATACCTAGTGAAGTAACAGCTGGTTTGGAAACTGTTGGTGTAAGAATCCCTGCCCATCCTGTTGCACAAAAGCTTATAAATTGTTCAGGACCGATAGCGGCACCGAGTGCTAATCGTTCTGGAAAGCCAAGTCCAACGGATGCGAATGCGGTAATAGAAGACCTCAATGGTTTGGTTGAGTGCATAATCGATGCAGGAGAATGTGCTTTTGGAATAGAGTCAACGATTGTCGATTTGACAAAAGATTTCCCTGTAGTTCTTAGGCCCGGGCCTATAACACTCGAAGAACTAACACAATTGTTCGGAGTAGTTGAATTTTATCAACTAAAAGAAGGAGAAAAACCTCTGGCACCTGGAATGAAATATAGGCACTACGCGCCTGAGAAACATCTCGAATTGGTTGACCAATCAGCACTCTTAGAGTACCAAAACACAGATGTGCTTATACTCTGCACAAAAGAAACAAAAGAACGTCTTATTCCAAATGCAAAAAATGTGTACATAATTGGTGAATTATCAAAACCATATACAATTGCGCAAAATCTGTATCGTTCATTTAGAGATATTGATAAGACAAATTACAAATACGCAGTTATTGAAAAACTGCCCGAATATGGTATATTCTTTTCGATAATGAATAGAATAAAGAAAGCAGTTAGCAAAAAGTGA
- the hslV gene encoding ATP-dependent protease subunit HslV, producing MSDTALNDFNDKNMWRSTTVLAIKKDGKVVMAADGQVTYGATVMKGTARKVRKIGDGKVLAGFAGAVADAMTLLERFENKYREWNGNLLKAAIELAKDWRLDRALRRLEAMLIVADKDNLLLLSGTGEVIQPDEDVIAIGSGGPYALAAARALLRNTDFDARKIVEEAMKIASEICIYTNENITIEEL from the coding sequence ATGAGTGATACTGCATTAAATGATTTTAATGACAAAAATATGTGGCGTTCTACGACGGTACTTGCAATAAAAAAAGATGGAAAAGTTGTTATGGCCGCCGATGGGCAAGTTACTTACGGTGCGACCGTGATGAAAGGAACAGCAAGAAAAGTAAGAAAAATCGGAGATGGTAAGGTCTTAGCAGGTTTTGCGGGTGCAGTTGCCGATGCTATGACTTTACTCGAAAGATTTGAAAATAAGTATAGAGAGTGGAATGGTAATCTTTTAAAAGCTGCAATTGAACTTGCAAAGGATTGGAGACTCGATAGGGCTTTAAGAAGGCTTGAAGCGATGCTAATAGTTGCAGATAAGGATAATTTATTGCTTCTTTCTGGTACAGGTGAAGTTATCCAACCTGACGAAGACGTAATAGCTATAGGTTCTGGTGGACCTTATGCGTTAGCTGCGGCAAGAGCACTTCTGAGAAACACAGATTTTGATGCGCGAAAAATTGTTGAAGAGGCGATGAAAATAGCAAGTGAGATATGTATATATACAAATGAGAACATAACAATTGAGGAATTATAA
- a CDS encoding ABC transporter ATP-binding protein, with protein sequence MIQNSSEPVLKVSNLKKYYPGVKAVDGVSFELFPGEIISVLGPNGAGKTTTIEIIEGLRVKDEGEIIYFGKYNEINDKIKDRIGVCFQENFYFEELTVVEILKLFSSLYTKCLPIDEILNTFELNEKKKTRVKHLSGGQKQRLAVALAFVNDPDIVFLDEPTVGLDPHARRHLWDIILKFKLLGKSIILTTHYMDEAQILSDRVYIIDYGKIIATGTPHELIISSGLNSVIEFPKEYSEYFQQDELVIVGEYAYMHVSDSVKAIQNLLEKGIHDFVVRHPTLEDVFLKLTGRKID encoded by the coding sequence GTGATTCAAAACAGTTCAGAACCAGTGTTGAAAGTTTCAAATTTGAAAAAATATTACCCGGGTGTCAAAGCAGTCGATGGCGTTTCTTTTGAACTTTTTCCAGGAGAGATAATATCTGTACTTGGGCCTAACGGAGCTGGAAAAACCACAACCATAGAGATAATTGAGGGGTTGAGAGTTAAAGATGAAGGTGAAATAATTTACTTTGGAAAATACAACGAAATTAACGATAAGATTAAAGACAGGATAGGAGTATGTTTTCAGGAAAATTTTTACTTTGAAGAATTAACTGTTGTTGAAATTCTGAAATTGTTTAGTTCACTTTACACTAAGTGTTTGCCCATAGATGAAATTTTAAATACTTTCGAGCTTAATGAAAAAAAGAAAACACGTGTTAAGCACCTTTCAGGTGGTCAAAAGCAACGTTTAGCGGTTGCTTTAGCGTTTGTTAACGATCCAGATATAGTCTTCTTAGATGAACCAACCGTTGGATTAGACCCTCACGCAAGAAGACACCTCTGGGATATAATCTTGAAATTCAAATTGCTTGGAAAATCGATTATACTAACTACACACTATATGGACGAAGCCCAAATCCTTTCAGATAGAGTTTACATAATAGATTATGGGAAGATTATTGCAACTGGTACTCCACACGAACTTATAATATCCTCTGGACTCAATTCAGTTATTGAATTTCCAAAAGAATACTCGGAGTATTTTCAACAAGATGAATTGGTTATCGTTGGCGAGTATGCTTACATGCACGTTTCAGATTCTGTAAAAGCTATACAAAACCTTCTTGAAAAAGGTATCCACGACTTTGTTGTCAGGCATCCAACTCTCGAGGATGTGTTTTTAAAACTAACGGGAAGAAAGATTGATTGA
- a CDS encoding DUF503 domain-containing protein, with amino-acid sequence MVVCYANVLIRLFGINSLKEKRGVVKSLINELQKRFEVSAIECGRQDSKDYMLIGIAFATLSEKDCESKMDNIENFIEMIHAIEEFTYDLHHF; translated from the coding sequence TTGGTTGTTTGCTATGCTAATGTTCTGATAAGGTTGTTTGGTATAAATTCTTTGAAAGAAAAACGTGGAGTTGTAAAATCTTTAATTAACGAATTACAAAAAAGATTTGAAGTTTCAGCTATAGAATGTGGAAGGCAAGACTCAAAAGATTACATGCTGATTGGAATCGCGTTTGCTACTTTATCTGAAAAAGATTGTGAATCAAAGATGGATAACATTGAAAACTTTATCGAAATGATTCACGCCATTGAAGAATTTACCTATGATTTACATCATTTTTAA
- a CDS encoding ABC transporter permease produces MRRKLKKFAVLFDSLFKVLFLRQKEAVFWLSIFPTILFLILSTLFGNVEENIELKVKIIGHSKTLENVFKDIKQLNVIFEDKSSNSDNPEQINKALKELENEKLDLVVVLPDNFDSKYSSALLLRKTRLFKPVPIDIHYISLRDGSKIAKDIVEGIFTSMGLLESTTIEKHYLSQNTYDYNNFIYPGVVGMAILSVFLFGFMSDIQYFKTRNILRKFFTAPINPVYIYILTAVVNLLVLFLGVGVLSVFSYLKGVDVISYLPNLILNLLFSSAVMITFVIALMTFVTKPSNLFAFQQVFFQVQMFVGGFYVPLKFTSPIIQTIAKFLPITYIVDNMRTVKSLNSIDSNHFLVPLIYILVASIITIIRSKKLSIE; encoded by the coding sequence ATGAGAAGAAAATTAAAAAAATTCGCGGTGTTATTTGACTCTCTCTTTAAGGTTCTATTCTTAAGACAAAAAGAAGCGGTATTTTGGTTGTCTATTTTTCCGACAATCTTGTTTTTGATACTCTCAACATTGTTTGGAAACGTCGAAGAAAACATCGAGCTGAAAGTCAAAATCATTGGGCACAGTAAGACTCTTGAGAATGTTTTTAAAGATATTAAGCAATTGAATGTGATTTTTGAGGATAAATCAAGCAATTCAGATAATCCAGAGCAGATAAATAAAGCCCTTAAAGAACTTGAAAATGAAAAATTAGATCTTGTTGTTGTTTTACCGGATAATTTTGACTCTAAATATTCATCGGCGTTATTGCTTAGAAAAACAAGATTGTTTAAACCTGTACCAATTGATATACACTACATTTCGTTAAGGGATGGTTCTAAGATAGCAAAGGACATTGTAGAGGGCATATTTACATCAATGGGGTTATTAGAGTCCACAACTATCGAAAAGCATTACCTTTCCCAAAATACTTACGATTACAATAATTTCATATATCCTGGTGTTGTTGGAATGGCTATACTTTCTGTGTTTTTGTTTGGTTTTATGAGCGATATTCAATATTTTAAGACAAGAAACATACTAAGAAAATTTTTCACCGCTCCAATAAATCCTGTTTACATTTACATTCTCACAGCCGTTGTGAATTTACTGGTGCTTTTCCTCGGAGTGGGAGTTTTATCCGTATTTTCTTACCTTAAAGGTGTAGATGTAATATCTTATTTGCCAAATTTAATTTTAAATCTACTATTTTCATCAGCTGTCATGATAACATTTGTGATTGCACTAATGACATTCGTAACAAAACCTTCGAATTTGTTCGCTTTCCAGCAGGTGTTTTTTCAAGTGCAGATGTTCGTCGGAGGGTTTTACGTGCCATTGAAATTCACAAGTCCTATAATCCAAACCATAGCGAAGTTTTTGCCTATTACATACATCGTGGATAATATGAGAACAGTTAAATCTTTAAATTCAATTGATTCTAATCACTTTCTTGTTCCGTTGATATATATATTAGTGGCTTCTATAATAACTATTATCAGGTCAAAAAAACTTTCGATAGAATAA